One Streptomyces sp. NBC_00536 genomic window carries:
- a CDS encoding thermostable hemolysin — protein sequence MRITLSERGTPDWLVAREMAREVFAKQYQATINPDPDGFLAFFEEDENGQEQVLACAGLSFPEDEPVLLERYLDAPVEEVIAAEVGDPVGRHQVLQIGNIASVRASAGGEIIKSIPLVMACLGRPYAVMTMTGRLAELMSRLGCVFHPLADASPDRLEPEELASWGSYYDTRPMVGYAKAVDQSTLLLAAIGRYCFESVDMRLLSNRPQAKVLTRAA from the coding sequence ATGAGAATCACGCTGTCCGAGCGCGGTACCCCGGACTGGCTGGTCGCCAGGGAGATGGCCCGCGAGGTGTTCGCCAAGCAGTACCAGGCGACCATCAACCCCGACCCCGACGGCTTCCTCGCCTTCTTCGAGGAGGACGAGAACGGCCAGGAGCAGGTCCTCGCCTGCGCGGGCCTCTCCTTCCCCGAGGACGAGCCGGTCCTGCTGGAGCGCTACCTCGACGCCCCGGTCGAAGAGGTCATCGCGGCCGAGGTCGGCGACCCCGTCGGCCGCCACCAGGTCCTCCAGATCGGCAACATCGCCTCCGTCCGCGCCTCGGCCGGCGGCGAGATCATCAAGTCGATCCCGCTGGTCATGGCCTGCCTGGGCCGCCCGTACGCGGTGATGACGATGACCGGCCGGCTCGCCGAGCTGATGTCCCGCCTCGGCTGCGTCTTCCACCCGCTCGCGGACGCCTCGCCCGACCGGCTGGAGCCGGAGGAACTCGCCTCCTGGGGCTCGTACTACGACACCCGGCCCATGGTCGGCTACGCCAAGGCGGTCGACCAGAGCACCCTGCTGCTCGCCGCCATCGGCCGCTACTGCTTCGAATCCGTCGACATGCGGCTGCTCAGCAACCGCCCGCAGGCGAAGGTGCTGACCCGTGCCGCATGA
- a CDS encoding cupin domain-containing protein translates to MARPGDTLQLGKDRLTFLTTASQTNGAYVEVEVEYAPTVLKPPVHYHPKQTEVMQVRGGRITLQLEGVEHEYTEGAEFYIPPGVRHSMWNPGPETTRMVWRTTPAYQTEKVFETLWGLANEGRLSASGPALQMPLLALGFRDEYRVITGRPFALDMALCTLLAPIGLACGYRSSYKPPQQQRTEPVGANA, encoded by the coding sequence ATGGCACGCCCCGGAGACACCCTGCAGCTCGGAAAAGACCGGCTCACCTTCCTCACCACCGCCTCCCAGACGAACGGCGCCTATGTCGAGGTCGAGGTCGAGTACGCCCCGACCGTCCTGAAGCCGCCCGTCCACTACCACCCCAAGCAGACCGAGGTCATGCAGGTCCGCGGCGGCCGGATCACCCTCCAGCTGGAGGGCGTCGAACACGAATACACCGAAGGCGCCGAGTTCTACATCCCGCCGGGCGTGCGCCACTCCATGTGGAACCCGGGCCCCGAGACCACCCGGATGGTCTGGCGCACCACCCCCGCCTACCAGACCGAGAAGGTCTTCGAGACCCTGTGGGGCCTGGCCAACGAGGGGCGTCTCAGCGCCTCCGGCCCCGCGCTGCAGATGCCGCTGCTCGCCCTCGGTTTCCGGGACGAGTACCGCGTGATCACCGGCCGGCCCTTCGCCCTGGACATGGCGCTGTGCACCCTGCTCGCGCCGATCGGCCTGGCCTGCGGCTACCGCTCCTCCTACAAGCCCCCGCAGCAGCAGCGCACCGAGCCGGTCGGCGCGAACGCCTGA
- a CDS encoding MFS transporter, translated as MNTEKNAPRIQDQAPAAASAAGPGTDTPPDPRRWRLLVFVALAQFMVLLDTTVVNLALPAIQSDLKATATGIEWVLTSYILCFGGLMLLGGRTADRWGRRRTFLLGAFLFTAASLLCGIADGTGLLIAARALQGCGAAFLSPAAMSLVTTTFPKGKERTTALAIWAALAGLGGTLGVIAGGLITDSLNWRWIFYINIPFGVVAVIGVLILAGGRTETKSESTPDILGAIAVTGGLASLVYAIVNIQDKGWGSIPYVIVPAVAAVALLVGFVVVERKVADPLMPLQLFATRSLVTAGLGRILTSGVQASVLFLSSYYLQRSLGYSTLKSGFAFLPLGVIAILITAPATRIMHKSGPRPVYLFGAIGSVLGLILLTRAPHDGNYLLDVLPALLILGASMQCCGIPVNVHGVSDIPQEQQGIASGVLVAAFQVGASLGVATVATSAMTRTTGELADGRLPAIAWVDGLHLGFWIAVGIGVLNLLNAFFGLPGKRRTGPTESTGTAVAATTARSTTSV; from the coding sequence ATGAACACCGAGAAGAACGCCCCCCGTATCCAGGACCAGGCACCGGCCGCCGCGTCCGCGGCCGGACCGGGCACCGACACCCCGCCCGACCCACGACGATGGCGGCTGCTCGTCTTCGTCGCCCTCGCCCAGTTCATGGTGCTCCTCGACACCACCGTGGTGAACCTCGCGCTGCCCGCGATCCAGTCCGACCTGAAGGCCACCGCCACCGGCATCGAGTGGGTGCTGACCTCCTACATCCTGTGCTTCGGCGGCCTGATGCTGCTCGGCGGGCGCACCGCCGACCGCTGGGGGCGCCGGCGTACGTTCCTGCTCGGCGCGTTCCTGTTCACCGCGGCCTCGTTACTCTGCGGCATCGCCGACGGCACCGGCCTGCTGATCGCCGCGCGCGCCCTCCAGGGGTGTGGCGCGGCCTTCCTGTCCCCGGCCGCGATGTCCCTGGTCACCACCACCTTCCCCAAGGGCAAGGAGCGGACCACCGCCCTCGCGATCTGGGCCGCGCTGGCCGGACTCGGCGGCACCCTCGGCGTCATCGCGGGCGGCCTGATCACCGACAGCCTCAACTGGCGCTGGATCTTCTACATCAACATCCCCTTCGGGGTCGTCGCCGTCATCGGCGTGCTGATCCTGGCCGGCGGGCGCACCGAGACCAAGAGCGAGTCCACCCCCGACATCCTGGGCGCGATCGCCGTCACCGGCGGCCTGGCCTCCCTCGTGTACGCCATCGTCAACATCCAGGACAAGGGCTGGGGTTCGATCCCGTACGTCATCGTCCCGGCCGTCGCCGCGGTGGCGCTGCTGGTCGGCTTCGTCGTGGTCGAGCGCAAGGTCGCCGACCCGCTGATGCCGCTCCAGCTCTTCGCCACCCGCTCCCTGGTCACCGCCGGCCTCGGCCGCATCCTGACCAGCGGGGTGCAGGCCTCCGTCCTCTTCCTGAGCAGCTACTACCTCCAGCGCAGCCTCGGCTACTCCACCCTCAAGTCGGGCTTCGCCTTCCTGCCGCTCGGCGTCATCGCCATCCTGATCACCGCCCCGGCGACCCGGATCATGCACAAGTCCGGACCCCGCCCGGTCTACCTCTTCGGCGCCATCGGCTCCGTACTCGGCCTGATCCTGCTGACCCGGGCCCCGCACGACGGGAACTACCTCCTCGACGTGCTGCCCGCGCTGCTCATCCTGGGCGCCTCCATGCAGTGCTGCGGCATCCCCGTCAACGTCCACGGGGTGTCCGACATCCCGCAGGAACAGCAGGGCATCGCCTCCGGCGTGCTCGTCGCCGCCTTCCAGGTCGGCGCCTCGCTCGGCGTGGCGACCGTGGCCACCAGCGCCATGACCCGCACCACCGGCGAACTCGCCGACGGGCGGCTGCCCGCGATCGCCTGGGTGGACGGACTGCACCTGGGCTTCTGGATCGCGGTGGGCATCGGCGTACTCAACCTGCTCAACGCCTTCTTCGGGCTCCCCGGCAAGCGGCGTACCGGGCCCACCGAGAGCACCGGGACCGCTGTGGCCGCCACCACCGCGCGGAGCACCACCAGCGTCTGA
- a CDS encoding ester cyclase — protein sequence MSIQETERTEVGTGTAVSVGESVEERNKKTIRSVFDTFVNRGDFSIVDRIYSPDMIDHQPLPGAPEGLEGVKYTIAGLREGFPDLHVTIEDMSAAGDHVVIHNTWRGTHTGEFLGMPPTGQFIEFTGVVVWRLLENGLIAERWGIGVESNMLSVLGMRRLAPASRGAAKAAARRTVKPATVVLELPAERAARWQDVQAELSGERLRAYEASRRRAGILQESFAVQELGGRSVVVLQLEARDPAGAAKRLRESGNAFDVWLRGAAGEVFGADPYAALAEGGAAEQGHGWSSVTSELVAGG from the coding sequence GTGTCGATACAAGAGACGGAGCGCACCGAGGTGGGTACCGGTACCGCAGTGAGCGTCGGGGAGAGCGTCGAGGAGCGGAACAAGAAGACCATCCGCTCGGTCTTCGACACCTTCGTCAACCGGGGCGACTTCTCCATCGTCGACCGGATCTACAGCCCCGACATGATCGACCACCAGCCGCTGCCGGGCGCCCCGGAGGGGCTGGAGGGGGTCAAGTACACCATCGCGGGTCTGCGCGAGGGCTTCCCCGACCTGCACGTGACCATCGAGGACATGAGCGCCGCCGGGGACCACGTGGTCATCCACAACACCTGGCGCGGCACGCACACCGGCGAGTTCCTGGGCATGCCGCCGACCGGCCAGTTCATCGAGTTCACGGGCGTGGTGGTGTGGCGGCTGCTGGAGAACGGGCTGATCGCCGAGCGCTGGGGCATCGGCGTGGAGTCCAACATGCTCTCGGTGCTGGGCATGCGGCGCCTGGCCCCCGCCTCGCGCGGGGCGGCCAAGGCGGCGGCCCGGCGGACGGTGAAGCCGGCGACCGTGGTGCTGGAGCTGCCCGCCGAGCGGGCGGCGCGGTGGCAGGACGTACAGGCCGAGCTGTCCGGTGAGCGGCTGCGCGCGTACGAGGCCTCCCGGCGCCGGGCCGGGATCCTCCAGGAGTCCTTCGCGGTACAGGAGTTGGGCGGCCGGTCCGTGGTGGTGCTCCAGCTGGAGGCGCGCGATCCGGCCGGGGCGGCGAAGCGGCTGCGGGAGTCCGGCAACGCCTTCGACGTGTGGCTGCGCGGGGCGGCGGGCGAGGTCTTCGGGGCCGATCCGTACGCGGCGCTGGCCGAGGGCGGGGCCGCCGAGCAGGGGCACGGCTGGTCGTCGGTCACTTCCGAACTGGTGGCGGGCGGCTGA
- a CDS encoding phytoene desaturase family protein, with protein MANITIIGGGLAGLTAAISAAEQGARVTVHEAHAHLGGRSRSATGPYVTNDGPHTFFDNGPCWSWLLQRGLAGNYVRLSFHEWTRMRFRHMGKLRMTLPGGYMKMTWMHRDIEVPIDRSFQDWASERFEQQTVNEALGFLGPILFDGDPGRLSAAFVWERLLRVGTPRFPLPSRYFIGGWGGVIDRMERRAKAHGVVIEKNSRITELPTDGPVIVATSLAASRGLLGDPTLDWPSGTAALLDMAVTHSKKDGNVSFDMDEGGFTSQYSDHDPSLAPEGQALFQGQMPIRPGESKAEALARLEKLFDLTTPGWQDRIQWRREGVSRGRTGALDLPGLSWRDRPAIDRGDGVYLIGDAVAAPGILAETSINSALHAAELAVRAQPVTRRAPGVQAVSRSVLSAHSTL; from the coding sequence ATGGCGAACATCACGATCATCGGCGGCGGGCTCGCCGGCCTGACCGCGGCGATATCCGCCGCCGAGCAGGGCGCCCGCGTCACCGTCCACGAGGCGCACGCCCACCTGGGCGGCCGCTCCCGCTCCGCCACCGGGCCCTACGTCACCAACGACGGCCCCCACACCTTCTTCGACAACGGCCCCTGCTGGAGCTGGCTGCTCCAGCGCGGCCTCGCCGGGAACTACGTCCGCCTGTCCTTCCACGAGTGGACGCGGATGCGCTTTCGCCACATGGGCAAACTGCGCATGACCCTGCCCGGCGGCTACATGAAGATGACCTGGATGCACCGGGACATCGAGGTCCCCATCGACCGCTCCTTCCAGGACTGGGCCAGCGAGCGCTTCGAGCAGCAGACCGTCAACGAAGCCCTCGGCTTCCTCGGTCCGATCCTCTTCGACGGCGACCCCGGCCGGCTCTCCGCCGCCTTCGTCTGGGAGCGGCTGCTGCGCGTCGGCACCCCCCGCTTCCCGCTCCCGAGCCGGTACTTCATCGGCGGCTGGGGCGGGGTCATCGACCGGATGGAACGCCGGGCCAAGGCCCACGGCGTCGTCATCGAGAAGAACTCCCGGATCACCGAACTCCCCACCGACGGCCCGGTCATCGTCGCCACCTCGCTCGCCGCCTCCCGCGGCCTGCTCGGCGACCCCACGCTCGACTGGCCCAGCGGCACCGCCGCCCTGCTCGACATGGCCGTCACCCACTCCAAGAAGGACGGCAACGTCTCCTTCGACATGGACGAGGGCGGCTTCACCTCCCAGTACTCCGACCACGACCCCTCCCTCGCACCCGAGGGACAGGCCCTCTTCCAGGGCCAGATGCCCATCCGGCCGGGCGAGTCGAAGGCCGAGGCCCTGGCGCGCCTCGAAAAGCTCTTCGACCTCACCACCCCCGGCTGGCAAGACCGCATCCAGTGGCGCCGCGAGGGAGTCTCCCGCGGCCGCACCGGCGCCCTCGACCTGCCCGGCCTGAGCTGGCGCGACCGTCCCGCCATCGACCGCGGCGACGGCGTCTACCTCATCGGCGACGCGGTCGCCGCCCCCGGCATCCTCGCCGAGACCTCCATCAACAGCGCCCTGCACGCGGCGGAACTCGCCGTCCGGGCCCAGCCCGTGACGCGCCGCGCGCCCGGCGTCCAGGCGGTGAGCCGGTCCGTCCTCTCGGCCCACTCGACCCTGTAA
- a CDS encoding 3-oxoacyl-ACP synthase III family protein, which produces MSASTASTTSDRHVSILATGAHLPGDPLDNDALAKICGPLPDDVLEGIQVERRHWLIDPATGAHRTSTSAMATAAARQALERAGMEASEVELIVMSTASPDYLLPVAATYVQEQLGLENCAVIEVRAGCVGAVQALDIARRQLADGTYKTALVIGSEAVSPLLAPVFLGKDPYKVRMRDRLTVYTFGDGAGALVLKAGEEGSAHEGSRQVFATRSMGGARKPGMLITGGGTDAPLHEQQQRKRLMDISLDIPGTAKFGPRVFVEGIHDMLRRSGLALDEIDACVLPEGNAEYFASEYGTAGLSAEDQATLSKNIVENLTDVGATGSAAVPLALDAGWVDGRITPGDTVLLLAIEASRYLYAGLTLTWDAPTPAK; this is translated from the coding sequence ATGTCAGCCAGCACCGCGTCCACCACAAGTGACCGCCATGTATCGATCCTCGCCACCGGCGCGCACCTGCCCGGCGACCCCCTCGACAACGACGCCCTGGCCAAGATCTGCGGACCGCTCCCGGACGACGTCCTGGAGGGCATCCAGGTCGAGCGCCGCCACTGGCTGATCGACCCGGCCACCGGCGCCCACCGCACCTCCACCTCCGCCATGGCCACCGCGGCCGCCCGCCAGGCCCTGGAGCGGGCGGGCATGGAGGCGTCCGAGGTCGAGCTGATCGTGATGTCCACGGCCAGCCCCGACTACCTGCTGCCGGTCGCCGCGACCTACGTCCAGGAGCAGCTCGGCCTGGAGAACTGCGCGGTCATCGAGGTCCGCGCGGGCTGCGTGGGCGCCGTACAGGCCCTGGACATCGCCCGCCGCCAGCTCGCCGACGGCACGTACAAGACCGCCCTGGTCATCGGCTCGGAGGCGGTCTCCCCGCTGCTCGCGCCGGTCTTCCTCGGCAAGGACCCGTACAAGGTCCGGATGCGCGACCGGCTCACCGTCTACACCTTCGGCGACGGCGCCGGGGCTCTGGTGCTCAAGGCCGGCGAGGAGGGCTCCGCGCACGAGGGCAGCCGCCAGGTCTTCGCCACGCGGTCGATGGGCGGGGCGCGCAAGCCCGGCATGCTGATCACCGGCGGCGGGACCGACGCACCGCTGCACGAACAGCAGCAGCGCAAGCGGCTGATGGACATCAGCCTGGACATCCCCGGTACCGCGAAGTTCGGGCCGCGGGTCTTCGTCGAGGGCATCCACGACATGCTGCGCCGCTCGGGCCTCGCGCTCGACGAGATCGACGCCTGCGTGCTGCCCGAGGGCAACGCCGAGTACTTCGCCAGCGAGTACGGCACCGCCGGGCTCTCCGCCGAGGACCAGGCGACCCTGAGCAAGAACATCGTGGAGAACCTCACCGATGTGGGCGCCACCGGTTCCGCCGCGGTGCCGCTCGCCCTGGACGCGGGCTGGGTGGACGGCCGGATCACGCCCGGGGACACCGTCCTGCTGCTCGCGATCGAGGCCAGCCGCTACCTGTACGCGGGGCTGACACTCACCTGGGACGCCCCGACCCCCGCCAAGTGA
- a CDS encoding aldo/keto reductase, translated as MRQRKLGSQGLAVSEQGLGCMGMTFAYGPADDQEALRTAHRALELGVNLLDTADFYGPHSNEEFVARVIAGRRDEVIVSSKVGNEVSPTGQITGKLNGRPEYIRSTVEGSLRRLGTDRLDLYYLHRVDPDVPVEESFGALADLVAAGKVGYLGISEASAATIRRAHAVHPLSAVQTEYSLATRDVEANGVLDTVRELGIGFVGYSPLGRGLLTGRIRTLDGLAEHDFRRVAPRFQKENLDANLHVVEQLEALAAAKGITTGQLALAWVLAQGEDVVAIPGTKRVTYLEENIAASAVALGADDLAALDRIAPHGSLVGDRYPAGAMATLDG; from the coding sequence ATGCGGCAACGAAAGCTCGGCAGCCAGGGGCTGGCGGTCTCCGAGCAGGGGCTCGGATGCATGGGCATGACCTTCGCCTACGGCCCCGCCGACGACCAGGAGGCCCTGCGCACGGCCCACCGGGCCCTCGAACTCGGCGTGAACCTCCTCGACACCGCGGACTTCTACGGACCGCACTCCAACGAGGAGTTCGTCGCCCGGGTCATCGCGGGCCGCCGGGACGAGGTCATCGTCTCCTCCAAGGTCGGCAACGAGGTCAGCCCCACCGGGCAGATCACCGGCAAGCTCAACGGCCGCCCCGAATACATCCGTTCCACCGTCGAGGGCAGCCTGCGCCGGCTCGGCACCGACCGCCTCGACCTCTACTACCTGCACCGCGTCGACCCCGACGTGCCCGTCGAGGAGAGCTTCGGCGCGCTGGCCGACCTGGTCGCCGCCGGAAAGGTCGGCTACCTCGGCATCTCCGAGGCCTCCGCCGCCACCATCCGCCGCGCCCACGCCGTCCACCCGCTGAGCGCCGTACAGACCGAGTACTCCCTGGCCACCCGCGACGTCGAGGCCAACGGGGTCCTCGACACCGTCCGCGAACTCGGCATCGGCTTCGTCGGCTACAGCCCGCTCGGCCGCGGCCTGCTCACCGGCCGCATCCGCACCCTCGACGGCCTCGCCGAGCACGACTTCCGCCGGGTGGCGCCGCGCTTCCAGAAGGAGAACCTCGACGCCAACCTGCACGTCGTCGAGCAGCTGGAAGCCCTCGCCGCCGCCAAGGGCATCACCACCGGCCAGCTCGCGCTGGCCTGGGTGCTCGCCCAGGGCGAGGACGTCGTGGCCATCCCCGGCACCAAGCGGGTCACGTACTTGGAAGAGAACATCGCCGCGTCCGCCGTCGCACTCGGCGCCGACGACCTCGCGGCCCTCGACCGGATCGCCCCCCACGGCAGCCTGGTGGGAGACCGCTATCCCGCAGGCGCCATGGCCACGCTCGACGGCTGA
- a CDS encoding ester cyclase has product MATEQHEFTLPGADLPQPDADLRKRREAVVLAHTVAEIAWDIDGVLATFPRGGIYRIQAFEEGPLIGEEAIKKGYFADLKAAFPNLEHDLHHVHHTPTAVILEAQARGKQEADYRGIPNLGKSIDAPVAVFFHFDGDVLVDETLYFDMATFQRQLG; this is encoded by the coding sequence ATGGCCACCGAACAGCACGAATTCACCCTGCCCGGTGCGGATCTCCCGCAGCCCGACGCGGATCTGCGCAAGCGGCGCGAGGCGGTCGTCCTCGCGCACACCGTCGCCGAGATCGCCTGGGACATCGACGGCGTACTGGCCACCTTCCCGCGCGGTGGCATCTACCGGATCCAGGCCTTCGAAGAGGGCCCGCTGATCGGTGAAGAGGCCATCAAGAAGGGCTACTTCGCCGACCTCAAGGCCGCGTTCCCGAACCTGGAGCACGACCTGCACCACGTGCACCACACCCCCACCGCCGTGATCCTGGAAGCCCAGGCCCGCGGCAAGCAGGAAGCGGACTACCGGGGCATACCCAACCTCGGCAAGTCCATCGACGCGCCCGTCGCCGTCTTCTTCCACTTCGACGGTGACGTCCTGGTCGACGAGACGCTGTACTTCGACATGGCGACCTTCCAGCGCCAGCTCGGCTGA
- a CDS encoding TauD/TfdA family dioxygenase, producing MSTAVSTAASTGVSTAVKTTPYGTGSGLLVEPVEGGSLADIDPKALRGLLAEAGFLLLRGFTPSDMDSFTALVQATSTSTTLDPARDFYSEVAQKVDAGFAEVGLHTENGNSPFRAHVAWFFCEKAASSGSQTTVCDGYRVWDALSDGAREAFAAQDIVYSRYVGEQQWRAMAHHLLGKTKPAEDIKVEELLALASQLPGTEIQAEADGGIRYAFCTPAAGTTIFGERRSFANSILGPSFNYEKPTITFADGTELSEQLLAEVESVTARITENLEWQDGDAAVIDNTRVMHGRRAITDPNRTIYNALSYIEATAA from the coding sequence ATGAGCACGGCAGTGAGCACCGCAGCGAGTACCGGAGTGAGCACCGCAGTGAAAACCACGCCCTACGGCACCGGCAGCGGCCTGCTGGTGGAACCCGTCGAGGGCGGCAGCCTCGCGGACATCGACCCCAAGGCCCTGCGCGGCCTGCTCGCCGAGGCGGGATTCCTGCTGCTGCGCGGATTCACCCCCTCCGACATGGACTCCTTCACCGCCCTGGTGCAGGCCACCTCCACCTCCACCACCCTCGACCCGGCCCGCGACTTCTACTCGGAGGTCGCCCAGAAGGTCGACGCCGGATTCGCCGAGGTCGGCCTGCACACCGAGAACGGCAACAGCCCCTTCCGCGCCCACGTCGCCTGGTTCTTCTGCGAGAAGGCCGCCTCCTCCGGCTCCCAGACCACCGTCTGCGACGGCTACCGCGTCTGGGACGCCCTCAGCGACGGGGCCCGCGAGGCCTTCGCCGCCCAGGACATCGTCTACAGCCGCTACGTCGGCGAGCAGCAGTGGCGCGCCATGGCCCACCACCTGCTCGGCAAGACCAAGCCCGCCGAGGACATCAAGGTGGAGGAACTCCTCGCACTGGCGAGCCAGTTGCCCGGCACCGAAATCCAGGCCGAGGCGGACGGCGGCATCCGCTACGCTTTCTGCACCCCCGCTGCCGGGACCACGATCTTCGGCGAGCGGCGCTCGTTCGCGAACAGCATCCTCGGCCCCTCCTTCAACTACGAGAAGCCGACGATCACCTTCGCCGACGGGACCGAGTTGTCCGAACAGCTGCTGGCCGAAGTCGAGTCGGTGACCGCACGGATCACCGAGAACCTCGAATGGCAGGACGGCGACGCCGCTGTCATCGACAACACCCGGGTCATGCACGGCCGCCGCGCCATCACTGACCCGAACCGGACCATCTACAACGCCCTGAGCTACATCGAGGCCACTGCCGCCTGA
- a CDS encoding AMP-binding protein — translation MPHDTLPVSLAQGLLDQADSDAVMVRVLSGDGGTGTTWSYREIIGAALVLAGHLERWAAEHGRPAKVGLLAENSPEWVVADLAALFAAAVEVPVPTAFAAEQAASLLDTADLCYVDDGGTRALARWAADSGPANTGSKVLPDTCPVTAVDIKALLAETPAGGAARPPVPAEDAVIKVIHTSGTTSAPKGVQIRRHGLDALLTSLRARTEPAVFERYLSIVPLSLLIEQVAGLYMPFLAGGSVSFLPPGTALVGTAADAAPRMLSLLRQARPTALVVPPTVAGLFLALSDQQPGESVPERRRRIFGHEGSVFIACGGAPVPAEILQRLDAYGVTVHEGYGLSENSSVVSWNFPGQVRFGTVGRPLDHVQAELAEDGELLIRSTSLFAGYTREDPSSVVVDDQGRLHTGDLAEIDEDGYLRITGRKKSMVITSSGRNVSPEWVEARYREIGFIREAAIVADGLDQVHGLFVIEAGLDQDTARERIDAFGKERLSGIERAAVVHLMSEDDPEYATCFTVTGRPRRDVIRTHVLRGHQSAPAGDTTEEKA, via the coding sequence GTGCCGCATGACACCCTGCCCGTCTCCCTCGCCCAAGGCCTGCTGGACCAGGCCGACAGCGACGCCGTCATGGTCCGCGTCCTGTCCGGCGACGGCGGTACGGGCACCACCTGGAGCTACCGCGAGATCATCGGCGCGGCCCTGGTCCTCGCCGGACACCTGGAGCGCTGGGCCGCCGAGCACGGCCGCCCCGCCAAGGTCGGGCTGCTCGCCGAGAACTCCCCCGAGTGGGTCGTCGCCGACCTCGCCGCCCTCTTCGCCGCCGCCGTCGAAGTCCCGGTCCCCACCGCCTTCGCCGCCGAACAGGCCGCCTCCCTCCTCGACACCGCGGACCTCTGCTACGTCGACGACGGCGGCACCCGCGCGCTGGCCCGCTGGGCCGCCGACAGCGGACCGGCCAACACCGGATCCAAGGTGCTTCCCGACACGTGCCCGGTGACCGCCGTCGACATCAAGGCGCTGCTCGCCGAGACCCCTGCCGGGGGAGCGGCCCGCCCGCCGGTGCCCGCCGAGGACGCGGTCATCAAGGTGATCCACACCTCGGGCACCACCTCCGCCCCCAAGGGCGTCCAGATCCGCCGCCACGGCCTGGACGCGCTCCTGACCTCCCTGCGGGCCCGCACCGAACCCGCCGTCTTCGAGCGCTACCTCTCGATCGTCCCGCTGAGCCTGCTCATCGAACAGGTCGCCGGGCTCTACATGCCCTTCCTGGCCGGCGGCTCGGTCTCCTTCCTGCCGCCCGGCACCGCGCTGGTGGGCACCGCCGCCGACGCCGCGCCCCGGATGCTGAGCCTGCTGCGCCAGGCCCGCCCCACCGCACTCGTCGTACCGCCCACCGTCGCCGGACTCTTCCTCGCGCTCAGCGACCAGCAGCCCGGCGAGAGCGTCCCCGAGCGGCGCCGCCGGATCTTCGGCCACGAGGGCTCCGTCTTCATCGCCTGTGGCGGCGCGCCCGTCCCCGCGGAGATCCTCCAGCGCCTCGACGCCTACGGGGTCACCGTCCACGAGGGGTACGGACTCAGCGAGAACTCCTCGGTGGTCTCCTGGAACTTCCCCGGCCAGGTCCGCTTCGGCACCGTCGGGCGCCCCCTGGACCACGTACAGGCCGAACTCGCCGAGGACGGCGAGCTGCTCATCCGCAGCACCTCGCTCTTCGCCGGGTACACCCGCGAGGACCCGTCCAGCGTGGTCGTCGACGACCAGGGACGCCTGCACACCGGCGACCTCGCCGAGATCGACGAGGACGGGTACCTGCGCATCACCGGCCGCAAGAAGAGCATGGTGATCACCTCCAGCGGCCGCAACGTGTCACCCGAATGGGTGGAAGCGCGCTACCGCGAGATCGGCTTCATCCGTGAGGCCGCCATCGTCGCCGACGGCCTCGACCAGGTGCACGGCCTCTTCGTCATCGAGGCCGGCCTCGACCAGGACACCGCCCGCGAGCGCATCGACGCCTTCGGCAAGGAACGCCTCTCCGGCATCGAACGCGCCGCCGTCGTCCACCTCATGTCCGAGGACGACCCCGAGTACGCCACCTGCTTCACCGTCACCGGGCGCCCGCGCCGTGACGTCATCCGCACCCACGTGCTGCGAGGGCACCAGAGCGCCCCGGCCGGGGACACGACCGAGGAGAAGGCATGA